CGCGCCAGCAAGGTATGCACCCCCGTCAACGCTCATGAGATGTATAGGTGGCTGACGGGGTGGGGCAAGGGGAAGACCTCGACGACCCAGCTCGAGCCCGAGGGCCAGCACGCGTCCCTGCTTCACCGCTGCCACGCCGCGACGAACCGCCGCAGCATCGATCAGATTGAGCGCTCCGCGCTGGTCGTCCGGCCCCCACCTGCCCCAGTTTCCAGGCCGCGTCTGTCCCTGCTGTCCGTCCCCACTCACGTGTCGGTCCTCTCTCATGCGTGCCTCCGAAATGCCAACAACGGCATGCCGCTGCCTTCCATCGGGTCTTGCACTTCGGCGTCCACGCGCGTATCCGGCAGCGGCCGGTCGGCCGCATCCGCCGGCAAGTAGTGGGCCATGACGGTGGGCCCCTCGTCCAGCCGGACGAGGACGACCCAGTACGGGGTCCTGGCCTTGAACTCGGCGGAAGGCGCTCGGTGGACCTCGGTCGATGACCAAACCGAGCCCCTTCCCGAGACCGGAACCCACGAGAGCTCCGTGCCGTGGCAACGCGGGCAGCAGATGCGAGGCATAAAGATGTGCGTTCCGCAGCGGCTGCAGCGCTGCACGCTCAGCTGACCCTCGCGCAACGACTGCCAGTAGGGTCCGGTGACCCCCTTGACCTCTTCCTGAACCGACGACCTACCCACGATTCCTCAACCTCCCAGCAACACAGTCGAGTGGCATGAGAACATCCCACCTAGGCCGTGGACCAAGGCCGTACTGGCGCCGGCCACCTGCCGCTCGTCACATTCGTGACGCAATTGCCTACACGCCTCCACGACGCCGAACATCGTTGACGGATAGCCGGAGTGCGCATAGGAGAGAAGACCTCCGTGGGTGTTCACCGGAAGGCTGCTACCGAGCGACATGCCACCGTCCCGCACGAAGTCCTTCGACTGTCCTTCCGGGCACAACCCGAGATGCTCGAGCAAGAGCATGGGGGTGATGGTGAAGCAGTCGTAGAGCATCGCGACGTCAACGTCCTGAGGGGACAGGCCGGCTGCGGCGAACGCCCTTGCCCCGGAGGCAGCGGCGCCCATGTCCTCTGGCCCAAGGCTGTGCACTTCGCTAATGTGATCGTGCCTGGCGTAACCGTCGCCATGGCCGAGGATCGTGACTCCCTTGGCCCCCGCGTCCCCCGACACGATGACGGCGGCCCCTCCGTCCGAGATCAGGGAGCAGTCGAAGAGATGGAACGGACTCGAGATCATCTTGGACGAGAGCACCTCGTCCACGGTCAGCGGTGCGCGTTGGTGAGCCTTCGCAGTCAGCCCGGCATGACGACGCTGAACGACCGCTACGGTGGCCAGGTCCTCCGACGTGGTCCCGTGCTCGTGCATGTGGCGCGTGGCCAGCAGCGCGAAACAGGACGGGTTCGACGGGCCGAAAGGCGCCTCGAAGAAGTCGTGTCTGAAACCTGCCATCTCCTGGACCGCCCGGTTGCGGGTCAGGCCCGACAACTGCGCCTCACCAGTCACAATAGCGACGTTCTTGCATCGGCCCTGCTTCACCAGATCGGAAGCGAGCCCGATCGCCGCCGTACTCGAGGAACCACCCAGATGGATGGATTGACAGAACGACAGCTGGGAGAGAATTCCCAAATGTTCGGCAAGAGCCACCGCGTGTCGCGGGAACGTATCGATCATAGACCCACAGGTGATCAAACCGTCTACCTCAGCGAAGTCCATGGCCGCGTCCGCCAAGGCCGCGAGGAACGCGTCGAAGTGAAGCTCGAATGACGTCTTGTCGTGCGCCACCCCTACCGCGGATTCACCAATCGCACGGATATACGTCCTCACCATGAGAGCACCCTTCTGCGGCGGTTACCGGCGCGCCGGCCATTGGATTTGTCAGTAAGCACGGGGAAGTCCCAGGACTCGCTGGGCCAGGAAGTTCTTGATCATCTCCTGGCTGACGGGGGCGAGTTGCACGAGTCGAACCTCGCGCCACAGTCGCTCGATATGGAAATCCTTCATGTACCCCGCGCCGCCGTGCACCTGGAGCGCAGAATCGCAAGCCTGGAACGCTGCACGAGCAGCCGTCAATAGCGCGAGGTTGGCGGTCACTGCCGTGTTGGGGGCACCAGCCTCGTACGCCTCGGCTGCTTCGCGCGTGAGCCCCCGGGCCGCCTCGATCGCCCCGTACGCTTCCGCGAGGGGAAACTGAATACCCTGGTTCTGCCCGATTGGACGCCCGAAGACGACGCGTTCACCGGCGTACTTGACGGCAGCATCGATCGCGGCCATGCCAGTTCCCAGGGCCTCGGCGGAGAGGACGATCCGCTCAGCGTTAAGTCCCGCTGTCAGCGCCGTGAAGCCATCGCTCTCGTCGCCGATCCGGTCTGACGCGTCGACCTCGAGGCCGTCGATAAACATAGTGTTTGTGTCGATGGCGCCAGTTCCCAGCTTGTCCATCGGGTGGATAGAGATGGCGCTCCGATTGTTCTCCGCGAACAGAAGGGTCATACCATCAGTCGGCTTCGACACCGCCTCACGCGCCATCGTGCGCGTCAGCAGAACGATGCGGTCTGCCCGCTGTGCCTTGCTGATGTAAACCTTCTGCCCATTAACGGTGTAGCGCTCCCCCGTTAGGACCGCCCGAGTGGTGATGCGGCTGGTGTCGATGCCCGCGTCAGGCTCAGTCACAGCGAATGCGACATGGAGGTCTCCGGTCGCAACCAGCGGTAGGTACTTTTCCCTCTGTGCCTCAGTGCCAAATCTCAGGAGCGGCTGGATGGGAAAGAGCGCCTGATTCACCGTGATGCCACCGGTCATACCGGCACCGGAACGTGTGATCGTTTCGAGCACGTCCACCATTCGCGGGAGACCTAGTTCGGTACCTCCGTACTTCGTTGGCAGGAGCGCACCGAGCCAACCTGCTTCACCGGCCGCCCGGAAGAACTCCTCGGGATAGCGAGAGTTCTGGTCGCACTCGCGCCAATAGTCCAGCGAGAAGTCTTTGCACACTTCCCGAGTGGCCTCGACCAACTCCTTGTCGACGGCTCGATGCGACCATTCGACCATTTGTAGTCATCTCCTCATGTCCGCACGTTCTGGGTCCCCACCCGCATCCTGTTGACTAGTTCAGCTCGATGCCGCCCTCAAGCGTGGCCTGCGAGGTCGGATACACGACGGCGGTCGTTCCGTCGCTCTGCCAAACCTCGATGGGCGACACGATGTTATTCAGGGTTCCCGCGTCGCTGAACGACAGCCCTGACTCGGCGACCGTCGGCATGTACAGGTGCGGGTCACCCGCTGGGATCTCGAGGGAGCGCAGGGCTTCAGTGATGTCCTGCGGATCAGTTGAGCAGGCCTCGCTCAGTGCGGCCCACAGCGACCGGGCGATTTGGGCTCCCGCGACGAAGTTGGAATCCAGCGGCTTAGCGCCGGCCGCTTCGGCGTCCGACAGGAGCTGCTGCATGGGCTCGTATTCCGCGTTCACCGCGATGATGGCCAGGCCGAACACATCGGTATCAACGAGAGCCGGGGCGGCGATTTCTTCACCCATCTGGTCCCAGAGCTTGGGGTCGGTGTAACCGCCCGTTCCTCCGATGAATATCGGGGCGTTCGTACCCGTGTAACCAAGTGCGTGCCTCGCCTCTCCCATGCGCAGCCCGTCCTCCGTGTAAAGGAATGAGATGACGGCGTCCGGCGCCAATGCGCGGATCCGGAGGACGGTACTGGTGTAGTCCTCCTGCTCCGGTGGGATCCCGATGGATTCGATGACGTTGAAGCCGAGTTCTTCGGCCTTCGCCTCGAGGGCGTCCAGGATCCCCGAGCCAGCTTCCGTCGTGGTGGTGGTGAGGACCACGTCCTTGATGCCGGCCCCGACCTCGTCACGGAGGTAAGCGGCGAAGTCCATCATTCCCGAGGCATAGTTCGGGTAGGGGAGTCCATGCGTGAAACCGTTCTCGTACCCGAGGTTGCTGGCGAGGATGCCGAACAGTACCGGCAGTCCCTCACGCTGTGCCACAGGCAACACTGCCTGCCCCTCGGGGGTGATGGTTCCCGCGACCAGCGCACTGACGTCCTCCTGCGTGACCAGCCGGCGAGCCTCGTTGGCCGCCGTCGCTTGGTCGCTGGCAGTGTCGGCGAACACCAGCTCGATGGGCGCATCGTCGAGACACTCGACGCCGCCCTGTTCGTTGATTCGGTCGGTCTCGAACTCAAGACCGGCCACCAGGCCTTCCCCGTATGTGGCGGACGGCCCGCTCCGGGCAAGGGCCACCCCGACCTTCGCTGGCTCGCCAGCGCCGCCCGCATCACCGCTGTCGGCGCCGCAGGCCGTTATCGCCAACAGCGAGGCCGCAGCGCCGATCGCATACAGCCGTCTACCAGACAGGCGACGAACGTTGCCTCTAGGGGCGAGTGGGCTATTGGACATGCTTGCCTCCGGATGAGCTCTCGGGTCACGAATCACCGACCTCTCGGTGGACCCGACGGTAGGCGTAACGAAGATCACTTGTCAACTGACCGGTCAGGTGACTATTCTCGGATCGAGTCCAGGTCGGTATCTATAGCGGAATCGCAGCCTCCAGAGCCTGGGACGCGCCACTTCTGAATCTTCGGGAGGCCAAGGCACGGCCGACGGCAACGCGCGCCGCATGAAGCCGGGCGAGGTCGAACGCAGGTCCCGCTATGGCCGCGGCCCTGTGGAGCCGTGACCGTGACGCTGACGGTGCCGACCCCTGTTCTGAGCCATCTCAAGTGTTCTGGAGGAATAGCCCGTGCCCATGATCCCCGATCGCGGACGTCTCGCGCGCGACCGCGTCCAGCAGGCAGTTTCACAGGCGAATCTGCCTACCCTGCTCATGGTTCTTTACCAGCTGACCGCCGATGACCGATGGCTCCGTGACCCCTTTCGACCGACGCGCGGCAAGGGCATGAGCGACAACGACTCAGGAGGGTTCTCACAGTCGGACCAGGAGATGATCCGCGAACAAGCCGTCACGGCGATTGTGGCATGGTCTGAGGGACAGGAAGTTGCCCTACCGTCTCCGGACCAACAGACCCTCGTACAGATGCTGGGCTGCTGCATGGGAGAGAACGTGCCGCAGGAGTACGGGGAGATGATCGCGGAGGAGCCGGGGCTGAAAGGGCCACAGGCGCAGCCCAGGGATTCTACGGGGAGGATGCGGCCGGAGTTCTCTGCGATTATTGTTGGAGCTGGTGTCTCGGGTCTCATGGCGGGGCTCGAACTGAAGCGCGCTGGGATCACTTACACGATCCTCGAGAAGAATCCCGACGTCGGCGGCACCTGGTTCGAGAACCGATACCCCGGTTGCGGTGTCGACACCCCGAGCCACCTATACAGCTTCTCGTTCTTTCCACGGCGGTGGTCGAGCCACTACGGCAAACGGGACGAGCTCGCCGAGTACATGCGCGACATGGCGAGCACATTCCATCTCACATCGGACATCCGGTTCCAGACAGAAGTTCTATCAGCATGCTACGACGAGGCGGGGCAGTGTTGGACTGTTACCGCACGCGGGTACGACGGCGCTGTGGAGGAGCTCTCTACAAACATGTTGATCACGGCAGTCGGACAGCTGAACCGGCCAAAGGTGCCTTTAGTTCCAGGAATGGAGCGATTCTCCAAACCGCTGTTCCACTCGTCGCGCTGGCCGTCCGACCTGGATATCTCTGGCAAACGGGTGGGAGTCATAGGCACAGGTGCCAGCGCGATGCAGATCGTTCCGGCCATTGTGGATCAGGTGAGCCGGTTGACAGTCGTTCAGCGATCACCTCAGTGGGTGGCACCGAGCGAGAACTACTTCAAACCAGTGACAAGTGAGGTCAACTGGCTACTCGAGAATGTCCCGTTCTACCACGCGTGGTACCGGCTCCGCCTAGCTTGGATCAACAACGACCGCATCCACGCATCCCTCCAAATCGACCCGGACTGGCCGCACCCCGAGCGCGCAGTCAACGCCATAAACGATGGGCATCGCCGCTTTTTCACAGAGTATATTGTCTCCCAGCTTGGAGATCGCGAGGACCTGCTGGCCAAGGCTCTCCCCACCTATCCGCCGTTCGGGAAGCGCATGCTTCTCGACAACGGCTGGTTCGCCTCCCTGAAGAGGCCGCATGTGGACCTACTGACCGGCAGCGTCGAGGAGGTTACGGAGAACGGGTTCCGAACGACCGCGGGCACCGAGGTCGAGGTGGACATCGTCGTGTTCGCCACCGGCTTCCAGGCGCAGCGACTCCTTCACCCGCTGGATATCCGCGGCCGCAACGGGATAACCCTTCGGGATGTCTGGGGCGAGGACGACGCCAGTGCCTACCTCGGTTTGACCGTACCGGGTTTCCCGAACATGTTCGTGATGTACGGGCCCAACACCAACCTAGGTCACGGCGGGAGCTACATGTTCTTCGCTGAACGACAGGCCCGATACATCCGGGACCTAGCAGTCAAGATGGGTGAGCAGTCAATCGGCTCCGTCGAGTGCCGTAAGGACGTTCATGATGACTACAACAGACGTGTCGATGAGGCACATTCGAAGATGATCTGGAGCCATCGTGGCATGGACACGTGGTACCGCAATGAGAGAGGTCGCGTCGTTACCAACTCGCCATGGAGGATCGTCGACTACTGGAGAATGACACGGGATGCCGAACTCGACGACTTCGTGTGCGAGCCAGTCGTTGGAAAAGTCACGTCACGGTGCGGCCGCGAGCCTGGGCACGGGCCTGGCGTTGGTTGATCGCGCTTCGCGCACCACACCGAGACTGTCTCACCAACCGTGTTTCCGGGTTCTCTCGGGCGGGTGTCGGTTCCCGGCCAGCGGTCGGCGAAGGTGATCGCGAACGCGCGGTTGGGCGCCGGCTTCCACGCATGGTCCGTCGTGCCCTGCTCGTCCGGTGGGTTCCAGGGACCGGGTGACAGTTGAATTCAGGTGTGAAGTCATCCGTCCGGGCGCGCGACCCCAACTGGGCTCCCGGACTGCAGGTCACACCCCCACACGCTGCGGCGCTCCAGGGCCATGCACCTGATCCAGGCAGGCGTCCACTTGATCTACATCCGCGACCTGCTCGGCCACGCCGACGTGTCCACCACCGAGATCTACGCCCGTGCAGACGCCGAGACCAAACGCAAAGCGATCGAGAACCCCTACGAGCCACTCACCCCCGACGTCTTGCCCGACTGGACCCTGGACGCCTCCCTCATCAGCTGGCTCGACTCGTTGGGGCGTTGAACCCAGCCGGCGATGATGCGGACAAGACCACCGCCGGCACCGCCCCCGCCGAAACACCCTGGCAGGGCACATAACCCCGCCGTCCGCCTAATGTCGAAGGTCGTGGATGCGTGGCCGGCTGGCGGCGTCATGGCCGATCCCGGCGTTGTCACACAGGCGGCGGAAGGTCTCCTGTACGACCCGGTAGATGATCCGGGGGCCGCGGATCGACACGAAGAAGCTCGAGGTGGCCGGCTGCGGGCAGAGCTGATTGAAGCGCCCCAGCTAAGCCTCGATCCACCGATGAGCAGGGGCGGTGTGGGTCGGCATTGGTCACGGCGCTGGTAGCGAGTGCGGGCGTGGTTGTGCCCCGGCCTCGCTGCCGGGCCGTTCCATTTGTGTCCTGGGTTGTGCCGAGGTCGGCGGGTGGTCAGGTGGTCGCGATCGGCGGCGGACCATGGCCGTGAGCGAAGAATTGTAGCCAGGCGTCTTGCCAGGGCCACGCGGTCGGAGGTGCAGAGTGACTCGTCGTGCTGAGGACGCGATGCGGGCAGGGACCGCGATCAGCTTGCGGCGGGTCGTTGCGGTGGTCGCGCGTGCGAGGGCGGGTCCGGTGAGGGTGGCGGCGGCGCGGGTGAGGTTGAACGCGATCACGGCCAGCACGAGCCAGGCTGCGTTCGCGTTGACTTGCCGGACGGCAGGTGCGCCAGCGCAGAGCCCTTGAGGTCGGCGTGGACCAGCTCGATGATCGCGTGCCCGCGTGGGTCTTGTCCGCGACCACCGTGTCCCGCACCTCGCGCGCTGTGGTGGTGAAGAACGCGTGGAATCGCCAGGTGTCGAACAACGTCTCCTGCCCACCGTTGGCTTTGGGGTTGAGGTCCGGGATGCGGCAGACCACGAGCCGTCCGGTGACCTGCTCGGCCTTCTTCTTCGAGGTGAACGCGGTGAACGGAATCTCGGCGACCTCGGCGCGAGAGACCCAGGTCTTGGTGGACTCGTCGTAGACGGCGTCGGTGTACTCGATCGTGGTCCACGCATCGTCACCGATGGTGGCCATGGCCGTCTTGACCTTCGGATCCATGCGCACGGTGACAGAGACGTCGGCGCCACCACGCAGGACAGCGTTGACGACCTCGGCGCCGTAGAACTCTGAATCGGCACGCACCAGCGGCCGCTGGGTCGCAGACGTCGACAAGAGTTGCGGGCTGTCTTCAACGCGTCAGCGACCAGGCGTTTCGCGCCCCGCGGCGACCCGCACGATCCCTTCCGGAGTCGCTGGGCGACGATCACCGGCGCGGACTTGGTCGTGCTGACGACTGCGAGCAGGGCGTTGAGTCCGCGGACGCCGGAGTAGCCGTAGCCCGAGCCCTGCTTCGCGTAGCCGTGGACCTCGATGATGGTGTCGTCGATATCGATCATCACCCGCTCACCGACCTCGGCCGTGACAACCAGGGGGGTGTCAGATGGTCTGTGTAAGGGGTCGGTCTCAGCAAAGGAACGATGATGAGTGCTGTGACCGAAGGGACCGGGCGACCGGACTACAAGAAGGCGGCCGCCGAGCGGCGTGCTGATCGTGCGGAGATGCCAGGGTCGAAGGCTGCTGCCGAGCTCGCGGCGTCGGGGGCTCTGGATGGGCTGTTCGCGAAGATCGACTCCGGCGAGATCGAGCTGACTGGCGACGGCGGGTTCATCCCGGGGCTGATCAAGGCCACCCTCGAACGCGGGCTCCAGGCCGAGCTCACCTCGCACCTGGGTACGAGAAGGGCGCGCCGGAAGCGTCGGCTGTGTCGAACTCGAGGAACGGCACGACGCCGAAGGCCGGCACTCAGACCGGGGACGTCGATCTGGCGATCCCGCGCGACCGCAACGGGACGTTCACCCCCACGCTGGTCCCGAAGGGCAGCCGACGTCTTTCGGGGCTGGACGAGATGATCATCTCGCTCTACGTCGGCGGGATGACCGTGCGGGA
This sequence is a window from Nocardioides sp. S5. Protein-coding genes within it:
- a CDS encoding OB-fold domain-containing protein, producing MPRICCPRCHGTELSWVPVSGRGSVWSSTEVHRAPSAEFKARTPYWVVLVRLDEGPTVMAHYLPADAADRPLPDTRVDAEVQDPMEGSGMPLLAFRRHA
- a CDS encoding thiolase yields the protein MVRTYIRAIGESAVGVAHDKTSFELHFDAFLAALADAAMDFAEVDGLITCGSMIDTFPRHAVALAEHLGILSQLSFCQSIHLGGSSSTAAIGLASDLVKQGRCKNVAIVTGEAQLSGLTRNRAVQEMAGFRHDFFEAPFGPSNPSCFALLATRHMHEHGTTSEDLATVAVVQRRHAGLTAKAHQRAPLTVDEVLSSKMISSPFHLFDCSLISDGGAAVIVSGDAGAKGVTILGHGDGYARHDHISEVHSLGPEDMGAAASGARAFAAAGLSPQDVDVAMLYDCFTITPMLLLEHLGLCPEGQSKDFVRDGGMSLGSSLPVNTHGGLLSYAHSGYPSTMFGVVEACRQLRHECDERQVAGASTALVHGLGGMFSCHSTVLLGG
- a CDS encoding acyl-CoA dehydrogenase family protein; translated protein: MVEWSHRAVDKELVEATREVCKDFSLDYWRECDQNSRYPEEFFRAAGEAGWLGALLPTKYGGTELGLPRMVDVLETITRSGAGMTGGITVNQALFPIQPLLRFGTEAQREKYLPLVATGDLHVAFAVTEPDAGIDTSRITTRAVLTGERYTVNGQKVYISKAQRADRIVLLTRTMAREAVSKPTDGMTLLFAENNRSAISIHPMDKLGTGAIDTNTMFIDGLEVDASDRIGDESDGFTALTAGLNAERIVLSAEALGTGMAAIDAAVKYAGERVVFGRPIGQNQGIQFPLAEAYGAIEAARGLTREAAEAYEAGAPNTAVTANLALLTAARAAFQACDSALQVHGGAGYMKDFHIERLWREVRLVQLAPVSQEMIKNFLAQRVLGLPRAY
- a CDS encoding ABC transporter substrate-binding protein: MSNSPLAPRGNVRRLSGRRLYAIGAAASLLAITACGADSGDAGGAGEPAKVGVALARSGPSATYGEGLVAGLEFETDRINEQGGVECLDDAPIELVFADTASDQATAANEARRLVTQEDVSALVAGTITPEGQAVLPVAQREGLPVLFGILASNLGYENGFTHGLPYPNYASGMMDFAAYLRDEVGAGIKDVVLTTTTTEAGSGILDALEAKAEELGFNVIESIGIPPEQEDYTSTVLRIRALAPDAVISFLYTEDGLRMGEARHALGYTGTNAPIFIGGTGGYTDPKLWDQMGEEIAAPALVDTDVFGLAIIAVNAEYEPMQQLLSDAEAAGAKPLDSNFVAGAQIARSLWAALSEACSTDPQDITEALRSLEIPAGDPHLYMPTVAESGLSFSDAGTLNNIVSPIEVWQSDGTTAVVYPTSQATLEGGIELN
- a CDS encoding NAD(P)/FAD-dependent oxidoreductase; translation: MIPDRGRLARDRVQQAVSQANLPTLLMVLYQLTADDRWLRDPFRPTRGKGMSDNDSGGFSQSDQEMIREQAVTAIVAWSEGQEVALPSPDQQTLVQMLGCCMGENVPQEYGEMIAEEPGLKGPQAQPRDSTGRMRPEFSAIIVGAGVSGLMAGLELKRAGITYTILEKNPDVGGTWFENRYPGCGVDTPSHLYSFSFFPRRWSSHYGKRDELAEYMRDMASTFHLTSDIRFQTEVLSACYDEAGQCWTVTARGYDGAVEELSTNMLITAVGQLNRPKVPLVPGMERFSKPLFHSSRWPSDLDISGKRVGVIGTGASAMQIVPAIVDQVSRLTVVQRSPQWVAPSENYFKPVTSEVNWLLENVPFYHAWYRLRLAWINNDRIHASLQIDPDWPHPERAVNAINDGHRRFFTEYIVSQLGDREDLLAKALPTYPPFGKRMLLDNGWFASLKRPHVDLLTGSVEEVTENGFRTTAGTEVEVDIVVFATGFQAQRLLHPLDIRGRNGITLRDVWGEDDASAYLGLTVPGFPNMFVMYGPNTNLGHGGSYMFFAERQARYIRDLAVKMGEQSIGSVECRKDVHDDYNRRVDEAHSKMIWSHRGMDTWYRNERGRVVTNSPWRIVDYWRMTRDAELDDFVCEPVVGKVTSRCGREPGHGPGVG